Within the Hypericibacter adhaerens genome, the region CCCCTTATCGTCATTTCCGCGACCGCGACGCGCTCATGGCCGATGTGGCGCGCCAGGGCTTCGAGCGGTTCGAGGCCTTCCTCAAGACCGCCTGGAACGAAGGCCGCCCCGATCCCTTCACCGCCTTCAACAATCTCGGCAAGGCTTATCTCGCCTTCGCCCGCACCGAGCCCGCCTATTTCGCGGCGATGTTCGAGGCGGGCATTCCGCTCGAGAGCAATCCCGAGCTGCGCCAGGCGGGCGATCGCGCCTTCGGCATCCTGCGCAGCGCCGCCGAGGCGCTGGCGGAAGGGCTGCCCAAGGAAGGACGCCCGCCGGCCTCGATGATGGCGCTCCATATCTGGTCGATCTCGCATGGGATCGCCTCGCTCTTCGGGCGCGGCGACGCCGCGAGGCGCAAGCTGCCGATGTCGCCCGAGGAGCTGCTCGAGGCCGCAGTCCTGATCTATCTCCAGGGGCTGGGGCTGCATCGGCAGGGCGGAACCAAGCCGCGCTGAGACGCTCCCCAGGATTTTTCGTGGAAAAGCGGCTTGGCTTCTTGACACCGGGCCGGGCTTCTCTTACGTATGTAAATGTCATTAACATTCACATGGGGCCATCGGCATGGACATAGCCCGCAGACTCGATGACATCGGGAAGCCCGCCTGGATCGGCGTGATGGTGCTGGGCTTCATCCTTTTCTGGCCGGTAGGACTTGGGATCCTGGCCTATCTCATCTGGAGCGGACGCATGGGCGGTTGGAGACGCGATTTCGAGGATATGGGCAAGGCGCGCGGCCGCTGGTACGGCATGGGCGGCGGCGGTTGCGGCTGGCGTCGCTCCGCGTCGAGCGGCAACCATGCCTTCGACGAGTACCGCGCGGAGACCCTGCGCCGCCTCGAGGAGGAGGAGCGCGAGTTCCGCGAGTTCCTCGACCGGCTGCGCCAGGCCAAGGACAAGGCCGAGTTCGACCAGTTCATGGCCGACCGGGCGCGCCGCGCCCAAGGCCCCGACGCCCAGCCGCAGAGCTGAAGCGCCGTCGCCGTTTCCACGGAAGCAACGCACCGGATCCTCCTCGGATCCGGTGCGTTTCGTTTGGGGTGTCCGCGCTCTACTGGACCGTCACTTCGGTCCACATGCCATTGGCGAAATGGCCGGGGACGTTGCAGAAGAGCAGATACTTGCCGGGCGCCAGATGCAGTCGCAGGGCGCCCGTCTTGCCGGGGTCCAGCTCCGACACCTCGCCCAGATGACCGGCCGCGTCCTCGTCGACGCGATTTTCGGCATCGATATAAGGCAGCGGGTCTTTCGGATCGCGCACCGGCACCACGATCATCTCGTGGATGGTTTCGCTCGAATTGTTCGTGACCTCGAAGGTGACATCACCCGCCTTCACCGCGGCCGGCACCGCGCGAACGCCCATGGTCGCCTTCGACATGTCGTGGCCGCCCATGTTCATGCCGAGATCGGTCGCCATGTCGGCACGGGCGCCCTTGTCCCAGAGGCTGACATTGATGGTCGATGCGGCATCCGCCGGACCGCTTACGGTCGCCGCAAGAGCGATCGCACCGAGCGGAAGCAGGAACGCCATTCTGATGGGTCGCATTGATCCCTCGTGCTGTTGTTGAATCGGGGTCGTCGCACCGGACTGACCGGGCGCGAGGGATGTATCAGTCCCGGCTGTCCAGAAACTGTCGGCAGCATGAAAGGGCTTTCACGCGCCTTCCCGAGCGACGGCGAGAGGCATTCGCAGCTACGGTCGGCACGCTACTCCGCCGCGTCACTGCGCCGCGAGAGGCGCGGGATCGCGGCGATGAGGGCCTTGGTGTAGTCCTCGCGCGGGTGGGTGAGGACCTGCTCGGTCGGGCCGTATTCGACCAGCTTGCCCTGGCGCAGCACCGCGACCTGCTCGCAGAGATAGCGCACCACCGCGAGGTCGTGCGAGATCAGGATCAAGGTCAATCCCATCTCGCGCCGCAGCCGTTCGAAAAGGCCCAGGATCTGCGCCTGGATCGTGACGTCGAGCGCCGAGGTGACCTCGTCGGCGATCAGGATCTCGGGCTCGAGAGCAAGCGCGCGGGCGATGCCGACACGCTGGCGCTGGCCGCCCGAAAGCTGGGTGGTGCGCCGCTCCAGCAGGTTCGCCGGCAGCTCGACCTTCGCCATCAGCTCCGCCAGCCGCTCCGGGATCTGG harbors:
- a CDS encoding DUF2852 domain-containing protein — translated: MDIARRLDDIGKPAWIGVMVLGFILFWPVGLGILAYLIWSGRMGGWRRDFEDMGKARGRWYGMGGGGCGWRRSASSGNHAFDEYRAETLRRLEEEEREFREFLDRLRQAKDKAEFDQFMADRARRAQGPDAQPQS
- a CDS encoding TetR/AcrR family transcriptional regulator, with protein sequence MSWSKDKGRGHGPGEEEGRRGYHHGNLRETLIKAALDLIGEKGPGGFTFADAARWAGVSPAAPYRHFRDRDALMADVARQGFERFEAFLKTAWNEGRPDPFTAFNNLGKAYLAFARTEPAYFAAMFEAGIPLESNPELRQAGDRAFGILRSAAEALAEGLPKEGRPPASMMALHIWSISHGIASLFGRGDAARRKLPMSPEELLEAAVLIYLQGLGLHRQGGTKPR
- a CDS encoding sulfocyanin-like copper-binding protein, producing the protein MRPIRMAFLLPLGAIALAATVSGPADAASTINVSLWDKGARADMATDLGMNMGGHDMSKATMGVRAVPAAVKAGDVTFEVTNNSSETIHEMIVVPVRDPKDPLPYIDAENRVDEDAAGHLGEVSELDPGKTGALRLHLAPGKYLLFCNVPGHFANGMWTEVTVQ